A single window of Desulfovibrio desulfuricans DNA harbors:
- a CDS encoding type II toxin-antitoxin system RelE/ParE family toxin yields MTLSAGTPFLQVLLSPEAEQDLLEIYTYTAANAGQEQADTILGKLEQAILSLENLPLRGNVPPELEIVGITRYREIHVHPWRIIYEALEAVVHVHWVFDSRRDVAGQFAQKMLR; encoded by the coding sequence ATGACCCTTTCCGCTGGGACGCCATTTTTGCAAGTCTTGCTCTCTCCAGAGGCAGAACAAGACTTGCTGGAGATATACACCTATACAGCAGCCAATGCGGGGCAGGAGCAAGCGGATACGATCCTGGGCAAGTTAGAGCAGGCCATTCTCTCTCTGGAAAACCTGCCTCTGCGTGGCAATGTCCCCCCTGAGCTAGAAATAGTGGGCATCACCCGCTACCGTGAAATACATGTCCACCCATGGCGCATAATCTACGAGGCGCTTGAGGCCGTGGTGCATGTCCATTGGGTATTCGATTCTCGACGCGATGTGGCGGGGCAGTTTGCGCAAAAGATGTTGCGCTGA
- a CDS encoding type II toxin-antitoxin system Phd/YefM family antitoxin translates to MQLSTAVRPISEVKAQAAEIIRTFSEEAAPPVVITQNGEAKAVLMGIHEYERMQETLAMLKALSLSGKSFEVGKGRPAREVFAGLRTKGKR, encoded by the coding sequence ATGCAACTCAGCACCGCAGTACGACCAATTAGTGAGGTCAAGGCACAGGCCGCAGAAATCATTCGCACTTTCAGTGAAGAAGCTGCGCCGCCCGTTGTGATCACCCAGAATGGCGAGGCCAAGGCCGTGCTCATGGGCATCCATGAATATGAGCGCATGCAGGAAACGCTTGCCATGCTCAAGGCTCTCAGCCTTTCCGGCAAGAGCTTTGAGGTGGGCAAGGGACGCCCCGCTCGGGAAGTTTTCGCAGGCCTGCGCACAAAGGGTAAACGATGA
- a CDS encoding WYL domain-containing protein codes for MANEIETVIGTALHSGLDKRKRWYQYIVNDGRSLGLDYEELRFLSICREMASGILPDPVLKRVDASLRHLALHMADPNNISPQKHFSFNAKGRIDYTPQAEHIEKLITAADKGLCCEVTYRAPGREKPKEHLFVPARMVAMNNALYVVGFIVDADTCTPERPCNMAIHRVQHLTTTGMRIRQPLPQIDEAGFGLPWHEPRTFCIRFSPKVADYVREREWAADQRIEIMDDGSIKLTLTTCAEPELKAWVRGFGEDAAFASGY; via the coding sequence TTGGCCAACGAAATCGAAACAGTGATTGGTACTGCGTTGCATTCAGGATTAGACAAACGCAAGCGCTGGTACCAATACATCGTTAACGATGGGCGATCCTTAGGGCTGGATTATGAAGAACTCCGCTTTCTTTCCATATGCCGTGAGATGGCATCGGGAATTCTTCCAGACCCTGTTTTGAAACGTGTGGATGCATCTCTTCGCCATCTTGCCCTGCATATGGCTGATCCCAATAATATTTCTCCGCAGAAACATTTTTCGTTTAACGCCAAGGGGCGCATAGACTACACGCCACAAGCCGAACATATTGAAAAATTGATCACTGCAGCAGACAAAGGCCTGTGTTGTGAAGTAACTTATCGAGCTCCTGGCCGTGAAAAGCCAAAAGAGCATCTATTTGTCCCGGCCCGCATGGTTGCAATGAACAATGCCCTGTACGTTGTCGGTTTTATTGTAGACGCTGACACCTGCACACCAGAACGACCATGCAACATGGCCATACACCGTGTGCAGCACCTTACCACAACTGGCATGCGCATTCGCCAGCCACTTCCGCAAATCGATGAGGCCGGGTTTGGGTTGCCGTGGCATGAGCCCCGTACGTTTTGCATACGCTTCAGCCCAAAGGTCGCGGACTATGTGCGGGAAAGGGAATGGGCGGCCGACCAGCGGATTGAAATCATGGATGACGGAAGCATTAAGCTCACCCTTACAACTTGTGCAGAGCCAGAACTAAAAGCTTGGGTGCGAGGTTTTGGTGAAGATGCGGCATTTGCCAGCGGATATTAA
- a CDS encoding type II toxin-antitoxin system RelE family toxin, which yields MSYSLQFHELALKEWKRLDSSIREQFKKKLAERLQQPRVPSSALSGMRDCYKIKLRSIGYRLVYKVNDDILFVTVISIGKRERLEAYRQALRRMPSEE from the coding sequence ATGAGCTATAGCCTGCAGTTTCATGAGCTAGCACTGAAAGAATGGAAAAGGCTTGATTCCAGCATCAGAGAACAGTTTAAAAAGAAACTGGCAGAACGGTTACAACAGCCGAGAGTTCCCTCATCTGCCCTGTCTGGCATGCGCGATTGCTACAAAATCAAATTGCGCTCCATTGGGTATCGCCTGGTGTACAAGGTGAATGATGACATTCTCTTTGTAACGGTCATCTCCATTGGCAAGCGTGAACGCCTTGAGGCATATCGACAAGCCCTACGACGTATGCCCTCTGAAGAATAG
- a CDS encoding type II toxin-antitoxin system Phd/YefM family antitoxin: MDSILSNITVSVTELKRNFANVLATAKDAPVAVLNHNKPEAYLLSAKHYEEILGILEDLEDRKIVEKREDGPFVKVTLDEL; this comes from the coding sequence ATGGATTCCATACTCTCCAATATCACCGTTAGCGTCACAGAACTCAAACGGAACTTTGCGAATGTCCTGGCAACTGCCAAGGATGCGCCGGTGGCAGTTTTGAACCATAACAAGCCAGAGGCCTACCTGTTGTCCGCAAAGCACTACGAAGAAATCCTCGGAATTCTTGAAGATCTTGAAGACAGAAAGATTGTTGAAAAACGCGAAGATGGCCCTTTTGTCAAGGTAACGCTTGATGAGCTATAG
- a CDS encoding helix-turn-helix domain-containing protein: MTIEKDPPLSAAVGAIISERRKRMGLTQAQLAEHLDITQDSLSRMEKGIIAPKFSRLQLIADTLGCSVADLFRQQDEPSEQLAKSIAEKISCLPLELQSLVIEQVESTVNTLKKISEK; this comes from the coding sequence GTGACGATTGAAAAAGATCCGCCTCTGTCGGCAGCTGTTGGGGCAATTATTTCGGAACGAAGAAAGCGAATGGGATTAACCCAAGCTCAATTGGCAGAACATCTCGATATCACGCAAGATTCTTTGTCGAGAATGGAAAAGGGAATAATTGCTCCTAAATTTTCAAGGTTGCAGCTTATTGCGGATACTTTAGGCTGCTCAGTAGCTGATTTATTTAGACAGCAGGATGAGCCAAGCGAGCAGCTTGCAAAAAGTATTGCAGAAAAAATTAGCTGCTTGCCCCTAGAGTTGCAGAGTCTTGTTATTGAGCAGGTGGAATCGACTGTGAATACTCTGAAAAAAATATCAGAAAAATAA
- a CDS encoding ATP-binding protein has protein sequence MAKQRTPVIGKNIIESLTLGMYENPLCIYREYIQNAADAIDKFKSLEIPPSDASFSISIHIDDKNNEILIEDDGIGVPQANVYETLTDIAASTKEAGKDKGFRGIGRLAGLAYCEKLIFETSYAGEPFRSVLEWDANRMRALIADRKTPEHAAEVIQKITHLSTEKESEAAHYFKVHLVKATEEKLLDTDIVKEYLSFVAPVRYRSGFNYHSKIKQYMTNNGHTIDEYAMLIDGQIVEKIYQTYLYIEKNGKKERYDDVRDVVFISDTTPDGDTLYWGWYSLTALEKQIPSCNPGRGIRLRKENIQIGDELALAKLFKEPRGTRYFLGEIFAVHPELIPNSQRDYFSVNETVVLFEESLRKKFSELDSLYHLSSTTRNHYKKINSLITAQTEFSQKSQEGFTGKDEAKKLQADLEAKAKEAESAKSSLSALYSRHQDDTTTAKMLNIIKEKLEVKSTPCKSKAVAPRAEEKIKLKVDKYSHLKKQERKLVSTIYEVINNVLPKDLAANLIEKIDETLSK, from the coding sequence ATGGCTAAGCAGCGTACGCCGGTCATTGGCAAAAATATTATTGAATCTCTCACTTTAGGGATGTATGAAAACCCTCTCTGTATTTATCGGGAATACATACAGAACGCAGCTGACGCTATTGATAAATTTAAGTCACTTGAAATCCCCCCTTCTGACGCTTCATTTTCAATAAGTATACACATTGATGACAAAAACAATGAGATCCTCATTGAAGATGATGGGATTGGCGTTCCTCAAGCCAATGTATATGAAACGCTTACTGATATCGCCGCGTCTACAAAAGAAGCAGGAAAAGACAAAGGTTTTCGCGGAATTGGGCGGCTTGCGGGTTTAGCATATTGTGAAAAGCTTATTTTTGAAACGAGTTATGCGGGCGAGCCTTTTCGAAGTGTTCTTGAATGGGATGCCAATAGAATGCGTGCCCTAATTGCTGATCGCAAGACACCAGAACATGCGGCCGAGGTAATCCAGAAAATTACGCATTTAAGCACTGAAAAAGAATCTGAAGCAGCTCATTACTTTAAAGTGCACCTTGTCAAGGCTACTGAAGAAAAGCTCTTAGATACAGATATAGTCAAGGAATATTTAAGTTTTGTAGCACCTGTTAGATATCGTTCTGGATTTAATTATCATTCAAAGATCAAGCAATATATGACCAACAATGGGCACACGATTGATGAATATGCAATGCTCATTGATGGGCAAATTGTAGAAAAAATATATCAAACATATCTTTACATCGAAAAAAATGGGAAAAAAGAGCGATACGATGATGTCAGGGACGTAGTTTTTATTTCTGACACAACCCCTGATGGCGATACCTTGTATTGGGGTTGGTATAGTCTCACAGCTTTAGAAAAGCAGATCCCTTCCTGTAATCCTGGTAGGGGAATTAGGTTGCGCAAAGAAAACATACAGATTGGTGATGAGCTTGCCTTGGCAAAACTGTTTAAGGAGCCACGAGGGACTAGGTATTTCTTGGGTGAAATTTTTGCTGTACACCCCGAGCTGATTCCCAACTCACAGAGAGATTACTTTAGTGTAAATGAAACCGTCGTATTATTCGAAGAATCGCTTAGAAAAAAATTCTCTGAATTGGACTCGTTGTACCACCTATCATCAACAACAAGAAATCACTATAAGAAAATCAACTCTCTTATCACAGCACAAACTGAATTTTCACAAAAGTCACAAGAAGGTTTTACAGGAAAGGATGAAGCCAAAAAGTTACAAGCAGACCTAGAAGCAAAAGCTAAAGAGGCCGAATCTGCAAAGAGTTCTTTGTCCGCTCTATACAGCAGACATCAGGATGATACAACAACGGCAAAGATGCTAAATATCATCAAAGAAAAATTGGAAGTCAAGAGCACGCCTTGCAAGTCTAAGGCAGTAGCGCCCCGTGCCGAAGAAAAAATAAAGCTCAAGGTTGACAAATATAGTCATCTAAAGAAACAAGAACGCAAGTTGGTTTCCACAATTTATGAGGTTATCAACAATGTTTTGCCTAAAGACCTAGCAGCCAATTTAATAGAAAAAATTGACGAGACACTTTCTAAATGA
- a CDS encoding autotransporter outer membrane beta-barrel domain-containing protein — MTRNKKKLRRQERIGTIPKATQIVLLAGLLLVGGIEAAWGASPIAISDTHQIADGAAETYTTIDVNNGGTLAIARNAKVSGSDVTVNTGGTLTSAKNLHFGSFSPEPGTGLLGSSLTLDGGTISAQHMGLAPSGTATLKKGMLTLNSLDMRNGTFAFNVAGGDSATLTLLGTTDGTAFLQGTSLSVGTGSNVFLGADSGPGGNQTSTTSLAVSGGSLQVGHGNWQTGDLTQTGGQAKISGNAVLTVNNLDQTGGLLTVGGTTNSGKLVVNGSVANATYAAGSTGVAVTGTGTLQVKYDELVNATGDDFKDAATQHAINVANGGTLLLNGYAGSSMTLAEFKTLSDKLLAAGSTGTVQGITVDTSGASLQNVGDARLATPTAVISGIGGLSTGAATVGGITGTTTVSGNAALTLTGQTSGNVLADSGVTLNGGILTLGNPAGGSTGGTLQGGIDASTGTNTINVINGTHTVAGGLTGNATTTVAVGSSSGSGTLVATGVSMNGGQLNFDPPFAAAGDTSNASMGGLTFTANTVDALMTVGQNSMVSLGSTDAEWLRTEVLRYQSDGKGLWGQDITAALALRTPQTLSTTGGINVDGTWVTGGAAATANTAHFADKSLLVVDATGIGSGVALSGESGGTSTLTVDSGAKLHIVGGQDGETLNVTGGFGASTKDAASWTGSNLTTSTALLSATGGTFDTANGAYSVSLKANAASSSFPMMSSSMGALVDRMVVQTGVNPNSPNAGVRFVSRAMSDNYIGTTDRNKAAATVEGAAQMAAVGAVQGSTLSAATAASGAVLNRTSMTLPRTDMSQAVAVRQDTDGSLSLDSGLSAGDGLKNGLGVWIMPLYQSNNVWGMQAENFKTGYNSNLGGIALGADYTINDMFRFGAAFNVGAGYAKSTGDFNSTDNRFNFWGVSLYGGWVYNNFGLSADVGYTGNYSKVEQDMPASMQMSDLKADVTSHAWNTGLKAEYKFNAGALDIIPHVGVRYLGLVTDGYDVKSGGTVFEVDESTQSIWTFPVGVSFAKAFETESGWQFKPQLDLGVIPAAGDVKAKSKARAPGVDSQAEMKMQVVDYATFDGGLGFELGKGDFTLGLTYNLQASEHSTGHGVFGTLRYEF; from the coding sequence ATGACAAGGAACAAGAAAAAGCTCAGACGGCAGGAGAGAATAGGGACAATCCCCAAAGCAACGCAGATTGTGCTGCTGGCAGGCCTACTACTGGTTGGCGGCATTGAGGCAGCCTGGGGAGCCAGCCCCATCGCCATCAGCGACACGCATCAAATTGCTGACGGTGCGGCAGAGACCTACACCACAATTGATGTGAACAATGGCGGTACACTGGCCATTGCGCGCAACGCAAAGGTAAGCGGTTCAGACGTAACCGTTAACACCGGGGGCACACTGACTTCCGCAAAAAATCTGCACTTCGGCTCTTTCAGCCCAGAGCCGGGCACGGGTTTGCTTGGTAGCAGCCTCACCCTGGACGGTGGCACTATCAGCGCCCAGCACATGGGGCTGGCCCCCAGCGGAACGGCAACCCTGAAAAAAGGTATGCTCACGCTGAATTCGCTGGACATGCGCAACGGCACATTTGCTTTTAATGTTGCAGGCGGCGACAGCGCCACTCTCACACTGCTTGGCACCACCGACGGCACGGCGTTCCTTCAGGGAACAAGCCTCAGCGTTGGTACGGGCAGCAACGTTTTTCTGGGGGCGGATTCCGGCCCCGGCGGCAACCAGACATCCACCACATCTCTGGCTGTAAGCGGCGGTTCGCTACAGGTTGGGCACGGCAACTGGCAAACTGGCGACCTGACCCAGACCGGCGGGCAGGCCAAGATCAGCGGCAACGCGGTGCTGACTGTGAACAACCTCGACCAGACCGGCGGCCTGCTGACTGTGGGCGGCACCACCAATTCCGGCAAACTTGTGGTCAATGGCAGCGTGGCCAATGCAACATACGCTGCCGGTTCCACGGGCGTGGCAGTAACGGGTACGGGCACCTTGCAGGTAAAGTATGATGAACTGGTCAACGCCACTGGCGATGACTTCAAAGACGCTGCCACCCAGCACGCCATCAATGTTGCCAATGGCGGAACCCTGCTGCTGAATGGCTATGCCGGTTCAAGCATGACGCTGGCTGAATTCAAAACCCTGTCTGACAAGCTCTTGGCGGCTGGCAGCACGGGCACAGTCCAAGGCATCACGGTGGACACTTCCGGTGCTTCACTGCAGAACGTGGGCGACGCCCGGCTTGCCACGCCCACTGCCGTCATAAGCGGCATCGGGGGCCTTTCTACTGGTGCCGCAACGGTTGGCGGCATCACTGGCACAACCACTGTCAGCGGCAACGCAGCTTTGACCCTTACGGGGCAGACTTCCGGTAATGTTCTGGCAGACAGCGGCGTCACGCTCAACGGCGGCATATTGACGCTGGGCAATCCTGCAGGCGGCTCAACCGGCGGCACGCTACAGGGCGGCATTGATGCCTCTACAGGCACCAATACTATCAATGTGATCAACGGTACACACACCGTGGCCGGGGGCCTCACTGGCAACGCAACCACTACGGTTGCCGTGGGCAGCAGCTCCGGCAGCGGCACCCTTGTTGCCACCGGCGTCAGCATGAACGGTGGTCAGCTCAACTTTGACCCGCCTTTCGCTGCCGCTGGTGACACTTCAAACGCTTCCATGGGTGGTTTGACCTTCACCGCCAATACCGTGGATGCCCTGATGACCGTGGGCCAGAACAGCATGGTTTCGCTGGGCAGCACAGATGCCGAATGGCTGCGCACAGAAGTGCTGCGTTACCAGAGTGACGGAAAGGGCCTGTGGGGGCAGGATATAACAGCGGCTCTCGCCCTGCGCACGCCGCAGACGCTGAGCACCACTGGTGGCATTAATGTGGATGGAACATGGGTCACGGGCGGCGCGGCCGCCACGGCCAACACCGCTCATTTTGCCGATAAATCTCTGCTTGTGGTGGACGCTACGGGCATCGGCAGTGGCGTGGCCCTTTCAGGTGAATCCGGGGGCACCAGCACCCTTACTGTGGATTCCGGAGCAAAACTGCACATCGTGGGCGGTCAGGACGGAGAAACGCTGAACGTCACTGGCGGCTTTGGCGCTTCCACAAAGGATGCTGCCAGCTGGACAGGCAGCAACCTGACCACAAGCACCGCTCTGCTTTCTGCCACCGGCGGCACGTTTGATACAGCCAATGGCGCATACAGCGTGAGCCTTAAGGCCAATGCGGCGTCTTCGTCCTTCCCCATGATGTCGAGCAGCATGGGGGCACTGGTAGATCGCATGGTGGTTCAGACCGGGGTAAATCCGAATTCGCCCAACGCAGGCGTGCGATTCGTATCCCGTGCCATGAGCGACAATTATATTGGCACGACAGACCGCAACAAAGCCGCCGCAACTGTTGAAGGTGCGGCCCAGATGGCTGCTGTAGGTGCCGTGCAGGGTAGCACTCTGAGTGCTGCGACAGCTGCTTCTGGTGCGGTGCTCAACCGCACATCAATGACGTTGCCGCGTACGGATATGAGCCAAGCCGTGGCCGTGCGCCAAGATACGGATGGCAGCCTTAGCCTCGATTCTGGCCTCAGTGCCGGGGACGGCCTTAAAAACGGCCTTGGGGTGTGGATCATGCCGCTCTACCAGTCCAACAATGTTTGGGGCATGCAGGCAGAGAACTTCAAGACTGGCTACAACAGCAACCTGGGCGGCATTGCCCTGGGTGCGGATTACACCATCAACGACATGTTCCGCTTCGGTGCCGCGTTCAACGTCGGTGCCGGGTATGCCAAATCCACCGGAGATTTCAACAGCACGGACAACCGCTTCAACTTCTGGGGCGTGAGCCTCTACGGTGGGTGGGTCTACAACAACTTCGGCCTCTCTGCCGATGTGGGCTATACTGGCAACTACAGCAAGGTGGAGCAGGATATGCCCGCCTCCATGCAGATGAGCGACCTCAAGGCCGACGTAACCAGCCATGCTTGGAATACGGGCCTCAAGGCGGAATACAAATTCAACGCCGGTGCGCTGGATATTATTCCGCATGTGGGGGTGCGCTACCTCGGGCTTGTGACCGATGGTTATGACGTGAAGAGCGGCGGTACGGTCTTTGAGGTGGACGAGAGCACGCAGTCCATCTGGACATTCCCCGTGGGCGTGAGCTTTGCCAAAGCCTTTGAAACCGAGAGCGGCTGGCAATTCAAGCCACAGCTTGATCTGGGAGTTATTCCGGCGGCGGGAGACGTTAAGGCCAAGAGCAAGGCCCGCGCTCCCGGTGTGGACAGCCAGGCCGAAATGAAAATGCAGGTGGTGGACTACGCCACCTTTGACGGCGGCTTGGGCTTTGAGCTTGGCAAGGGCGACTTTACCCTTGGGCTGACCTACAACCTTCAGGCTTCGGAACACAGCACGGGGCACGGCGTGTTTGGCACGCTGCGGTATGAGTTTTAG
- a CDS encoding ERF family protein — protein MAIYQSDNITELAKALLNVQRTVQPVTKDAENPFTKSWYASFNSVMDACRNALIENGIWLCQYPVPVEQPNSLGLVTKLTHAESGQWQSSLAVVPLPKADPQGMGSAMTYARRYALTAMLGMVTEDDDGEGAKNGKKSPVRPKLPVIPPESQKARQRDPSTTNESSAPSNRPPASLENLPPLEGVTYQQVTAQDGRPCIIATGNTQTKKELLTGSGFRWNPQRKLWWKYVDAA, from the coding sequence ATGGCTATATACCAATCCGACAATATCACGGAACTAGCCAAGGCCCTTCTTAACGTGCAGCGAACCGTGCAACCTGTTACAAAAGATGCTGAGAACCCCTTCACCAAGAGTTGGTACGCCAGCTTCAACAGTGTCATGGACGCCTGCCGCAACGCGCTCATCGAAAACGGCATCTGGCTGTGCCAGTACCCTGTGCCTGTGGAGCAGCCCAACTCCTTAGGACTGGTTACCAAGTTGACGCATGCAGAGTCTGGTCAGTGGCAAAGCTCCCTTGCGGTAGTTCCTTTGCCCAAGGCCGATCCCCAGGGCATGGGATCGGCAATGACATATGCCCGTCGCTACGCTCTAACCGCCATGTTGGGCATGGTAACTGAAGATGACGATGGTGAAGGTGCAAAAAATGGCAAAAAATCACCTGTGCGGCCTAAATTGCCCGTAATTCCCCCTGAATCGCAAAAAGCTCGTCAACGCGACCCATCCACTACAAACGAATCTTCAGCGCCCTCAAATCGACCGCCAGCAAGCCTTGAAAACCTTCCACCGCTGGAAGGCGTCACCTACCAGCAGGTTACTGCCCAGGACGGGCGTCCTTGCATCATTGCCACCGGCAACACGCAGACCAAAAAGGAATTGCTGACTGGCTCAGGCTTCCGCTGGAACCCGCAGAGAAAATTGTGGTGGAAGTATGTCGATGCCGCATAA
- a CDS encoding ATP-binding protein — translation MPSKLIGKISATEKNPTTIDYFLFWTDKSCILKTFDIVKVDHLHGSVTYGVIEEISHMTDAPSAMTSYISSDFGEVSHQGNMHRLGMNLVKAKVIGNTMGIYNPTLDGHSVSLASKDEIMDALGLNNVKNPLPCGLIEMYDGDDKVIIPVDINAHFLIGPEGAHFNISGISGLASKTSYAMFLIKAIQDFYYEKEEETIAFVMLNVKGRDLLAIDELTENQNELEKEIFPMYQMFNEGKERLQRTPFRNVKYFFPYAKDMAAGTYAHKEDVEKALSEKKAKFYKYICDETEGGDQNKIDLLFSNIDDPQGTMDAIITYIVNGEGQFTGISEWNKLLESMGHYTKSGRKDDQSIPVASWRKFYRIFKKVYDKNAGLFAARVDSKKSETRLCESLMNIQPNDCFVIDIAKLDEEMQAFVFGDVMRSIYDLKLGAAEGLGRKAKEKIPSKIIIFIDELNKYASDDSPKNSPILRQILDITERGRSLGVVLFSAEQFRSDIHRRVKGNCATHAYGRTNAIETSKADYQYIPSTIKSMLTRLKQGEYVIQNPTFRSLLSIKFPKPIYKQYKHG, via the coding sequence ATGCCTTCAAAGTTAATTGGTAAAATATCTGCAACGGAAAAAAACCCAACTACAATAGATTATTTTTTATTTTGGACGGATAAATCCTGCATTCTTAAAACATTTGACATTGTCAAAGTTGACCACCTTCACGGCTCTGTCACCTATGGTGTAATTGAAGAAATTTCTCATATGACAGATGCTCCTAGTGCGATGACAAGCTATATCTCAAGTGATTTTGGAGAAGTTTCACACCAAGGAAACATGCATCGTCTAGGGATGAATCTTGTCAAGGCTAAAGTCATCGGCAACACTATGGGGATATATAATCCAACACTTGACGGACATAGTGTATCACTCGCATCGAAAGATGAAATCATGGATGCACTTGGCCTTAACAACGTAAAAAACCCACTCCCCTGTGGCCTTATCGAAATGTATGATGGCGATGACAAAGTAATAATTCCTGTCGATATAAACGCACATTTCTTAATTGGGCCTGAAGGTGCTCACTTCAATATTTCGGGCATTTCTGGTTTGGCATCAAAGACATCATATGCAATGTTTTTAATTAAAGCGATTCAGGACTTTTATTATGAAAAAGAGGAAGAAACAATTGCTTTTGTGATGCTTAATGTTAAGGGCAGAGATTTACTTGCGATTGATGAACTAACAGAAAATCAAAATGAATTGGAAAAAGAAATTTTTCCTATGTATCAGATGTTTAATGAGGGAAAAGAACGCCTACAAAGAACGCCATTCAGAAATGTTAAGTATTTTTTTCCTTATGCAAAAGACATGGCCGCCGGAACTTATGCGCATAAGGAAGATGTAGAAAAAGCTTTGTCAGAAAAAAAAGCCAAATTTTACAAATATATTTGTGATGAAACAGAAGGTGGCGACCAGAACAAAATTGACCTCTTGTTTTCAAATATAGACGATCCCCAGGGAACAATGGATGCAATAATTACTTACATTGTGAACGGTGAAGGACAATTTACAGGTATTTCGGAATGGAACAAGCTTCTTGAATCGATGGGACATTATACAAAATCTGGCAGAAAAGATGATCAGTCTATCCCAGTTGCAAGCTGGCGAAAATTTTATCGTATATTTAAAAAAGTTTACGATAAAAACGCTGGTTTATTCGCAGCTCGCGTAGATTCAAAAAAATCCGAAACGCGCCTGTGTGAATCATTGATGAATATCCAGCCCAATGATTGCTTTGTCATTGACATCGCTAAACTTGATGAGGAGATGCAAGCTTTTGTTTTTGGTGATGTTATGCGCTCGATTTATGACCTTAAGTTGGGTGCTGCAGAAGGACTTGGACGAAAAGCGAAAGAAAAAATTCCATCGAAGATAATTATCTTTATCGATGAGCTAAACAAATATGCTTCGGATGACTCTCCCAAAAATTCACCAATCTTACGACAAATATTAGATATCACGGAACGAGGACGATCATTAGGCGTTGTTCTCTTTTCAGCAGAGCAATTTAGAAGCGATATTCATCGGCGTGTTAAAGGAAACTGCGCAACCCACGCATATGGCAGGACGAATGCCATCGAAACATCCAAGGCCGACTATCAATATATACCCAGTACGATCAAGTCCATGCTCACACGACTTAAGCAAGGGGAGTACGTCATCCAAAATCCAACCTTTAGGTCGTTGCTGAGTATCAAATTCCCTAAACCTATTTACAAGCAGTATAAACATGGCTAA